The following coding sequences are from one Paenibacillus stellifer window:
- a CDS encoding assimilatory sulfite reductase (NADPH) flavoprotein subunit: protein MEFHVTNSPFSQEQAELLNRLIPTLTEGQRVWLSGYLAAAGAGSAVSATPAAAPAAAAVQAASVQAAAVPVKAAPKEVTVLFGSQTDNAKGLAKKFAKQLEEDGFITTLSAMSDYKTNNLKKTSNLLILVSTHGEGEPPDNAIAFHEFLHSKRAPELSSLNYSVLALGDLSYEFYCQTGKDFDKRLEELGANRIVPRQDCDVDFGEPAAEWMKAVLAALGESAPAAEAAAIAAVSEPASGQPEYSRSYPFQAEVLENLNLNGRGSDRETRHIELSLEGSNLSYEPGDSLGVFPENHPQLVDELIQYMGWKPGEEVEAGKNGALPLREALLRYYEITVLTKPLLEQIAKLAQSSGLNELLAPEHKQELRSYVEGRDLLDLVQDYSLKGAPAGEFVKALRKIPARLYSIASSSKAYPDEVHLTVRTVRYENGGRQRYGVCSVQLAERTQQGDKLPVFIQSNSNFKLPENPDTPVIMIGPGTGVAPFRAFLGEREETEAAGKTWLFYGDQHFFTDFLYQVEWQRWLESGVLTRMDVAFSRDTDKKVYVQHRMLEKARELYQWIQEGAAVYVCGDEKRMAHDVHNALAAILEQEGGLSPEEASEYLLNMQQQKRYQRDVY, encoded by the coding sequence TTGGAATTTCATGTAACAAATAGTCCGTTTAGTCAGGAGCAGGCGGAGCTGCTGAACCGTCTTATTCCGACATTAACCGAAGGCCAGCGGGTATGGCTTAGCGGCTATCTGGCTGCGGCGGGCGCCGGCAGCGCCGTTTCTGCCACTCCGGCAGCCGCCCCTGCGGCCGCTGCTGTACAGGCGGCTTCCGTGCAGGCTGCTGCCGTTCCGGTGAAGGCGGCTCCCAAAGAGGTGACCGTTCTATTCGGTTCCCAGACGGATAATGCCAAGGGACTGGCGAAGAAATTTGCGAAACAGCTCGAAGAGGACGGATTTATCACAACGCTCTCTGCCATGAGCGATTATAAGACCAACAATCTGAAGAAGACCAGCAACCTGCTCATCCTGGTCAGCACGCATGGTGAAGGAGAACCGCCGGACAACGCGATCGCTTTCCATGAATTTCTGCACAGCAAGCGCGCGCCTGAACTGTCTTCATTGAATTACTCCGTGCTGGCGCTCGGCGATCTGTCTTATGAATTTTACTGCCAGACGGGCAAGGATTTCGACAAACGCCTGGAAGAGCTCGGCGCGAACCGGATCGTTCCCCGTCAGGACTGCGACGTCGATTTCGGCGAGCCAGCGGCGGAATGGATGAAGGCAGTGCTGGCGGCGCTGGGCGAATCCGCGCCGGCAGCAGAGGCTGCCGCGATTGCCGCCGTGTCCGAGCCTGCCTCGGGTCAACCGGAATATTCGCGCAGCTACCCGTTCCAGGCCGAGGTTCTGGAGAATCTGAACCTCAACGGCCGCGGCTCGGACCGTGAGACGCGCCATATCGAGCTGTCGCTGGAAGGCTCGAACCTGAGCTATGAGCCGGGCGACAGCCTCGGCGTCTTCCCGGAGAATCATCCGCAGCTTGTGGATGAGCTGATCCAGTATATGGGCTGGAAGCCTGGTGAAGAGGTGGAAGCCGGCAAGAACGGAGCGCTGCCGCTTCGCGAAGCGCTTCTGCGCTACTACGAGATCACGGTGCTGACGAAACCGCTTCTGGAGCAGATTGCCAAGCTTGCGCAGAGCAGCGGGTTGAATGAGCTGCTTGCTCCGGAGCATAAGCAGGAGCTCCGGTCTTATGTGGAGGGACGGGATCTCCTGGATCTGGTGCAGGACTACAGCCTGAAGGGTGCCCCGGCGGGCGAATTCGTCAAGGCTCTCCGCAAGATTCCGGCTCGCCTATACTCAATCGCGAGCAGCTCGAAGGCTTATCCTGACGAAGTGCATCTCACTGTCCGGACAGTGAGATACGAGAATGGAGGCAGACAGCGTTATGGCGTCTGCTCTGTACAGCTCGCGGAGCGGACCCAGCAGGGAGACAAGCTTCCGGTGTTCATCCAGAGCAACTCCAACTTCAAGCTTCCGGAGAATCCGGATACGCCGGTAATTATGATCGGACCCGGCACCGGCGTCGCTCCGTTCCGCGCCTTCCTGGGCGAACGGGAAGAGACGGAAGCCGCTGGCAAGACGTGGCTGTTCTACGGCGACCAGCATTTCTTCACCGATTTCCTGTACCAGGTCGAGTGGCAGCGCTGGCTGGAGTCAGGCGTGCTGACCCGCATGGACGTCGCCTTCTCCCGCGACACCGACAAGAAGGTGTACGTCCAGCACCGCATGCTGGAGAAAGCGCGCGAGCTGTACCAGTGGATTCAGGAAGGCGCCGCCGTCTACGTATGCGGCGACGAGAAGAGAATGGCTCATGATGTGCACAACGCGCTGGCAGCCATTCTGGAGCAGGAAGGCGGTCTGAGTCCGGAAGAAGCTTCCGAATATCTGCTTAACATGCAGCAGCAGAAACGTTATCAGCGGGACGTCTATTAA
- the cysI gene encoding assimilatory sulfite reductase (NADPH) hemoprotein subunit: MGLYDKYPPTDAPHSDVEDIKRRSNYLRGSLEETLKNPITASIPEDDNRLMKHHGSYMQDDRDLRAERAKSKLEPSYQFMLRVRAAGGIVTPNQWLMMDRISHKYGNGTIRLTTRQSFQLHGVIKWNLKNTIKEVNDALLSTLAACGDVNRNVMCNPNPYQSEIHSEVYEWARKVSDHLDPRTRAYHEIWLDEEKIVDSRDGEEQEPIYGAVYLPRKFKIGIAVPPSNDVDVFSQDLGFIAIVENGKLAGFNVAVGGGMGMTHGDPKTYPQLSKVIGFITPEQMIEVAEKTVTIQRDYGDRAVRKHARFKYTIDDRGLDWFKGELTERLGWQLQEARPFQFDSNGDRYGWVKGSDRKWHFTLFIQNGRIKDIEGYPLMTGLREIAKIHTGDFRLTANQNLVIGGVSSQKKKKIEALIEQYGLTDGLHYSALRRNSMACVALPTCGLAMAESERYLPSLIDKLDAILDSAGLREEEIVIRMTGCPNGCARPALAELSFIGKAPGKYNMYLGGSFSGSRLNKLYKENIGEAEILGTLEPIFNRYAKERDAGEHFGDFVVRTGYVPEVTDGRSFHA, encoded by the coding sequence ATGGGACTTTACGATAAATATCCGCCGACCGACGCTCCACACAGCGATGTGGAAGACATCAAGCGGCGAAGCAATTATTTGCGGGGCAGCCTGGAAGAGACGCTGAAGAATCCGATTACGGCTTCCATCCCCGAGGACGACAACCGCCTGATGAAGCATCACGGCAGCTATATGCAGGATGACCGCGATCTTCGCGCCGAGCGCGCGAAGTCCAAGCTCGAACCATCTTACCAGTTCATGCTCCGCGTACGCGCTGCGGGCGGCATCGTAACGCCGAACCAGTGGCTGATGATGGACCGGATATCGCATAAATACGGCAACGGCACAATCCGTCTGACGACCCGACAGTCTTTCCAACTGCACGGCGTCATCAAATGGAATTTGAAGAATACGATCAAGGAAGTTAACGATGCGCTGTTGAGCACGCTCGCCGCCTGCGGCGACGTCAACCGCAACGTCATGTGCAACCCGAATCCGTACCAGTCGGAGATTCACTCCGAAGTGTATGAATGGGCGCGCAAGGTAAGCGACCATTTAGACCCGCGTACCCGCGCCTATCATGAGATTTGGCTGGACGAGGAGAAGATCGTGGACAGCCGTGACGGCGAGGAACAGGAGCCGATCTACGGAGCGGTCTATTTGCCCCGTAAGTTCAAGATTGGCATTGCCGTACCTCCGTCCAACGACGTGGATGTGTTCTCCCAGGATCTTGGCTTCATCGCCATTGTGGAGAACGGCAAGCTTGCCGGCTTCAACGTCGCCGTTGGCGGCGGCATGGGGATGACCCACGGCGATCCGAAGACGTATCCTCAGCTATCCAAGGTAATCGGCTTCATTACGCCGGAACAGATGATTGAGGTCGCCGAGAAGACGGTCACGATTCAGCGCGACTACGGAGACCGCGCCGTGCGCAAGCATGCCCGCTTCAAGTATACGATCGACGACCGCGGCCTGGATTGGTTCAAGGGCGAACTGACCGAACGTCTGGGCTGGCAGCTTCAGGAAGCGCGTCCGTTCCAATTCGACAGTAATGGAGACCGTTACGGCTGGGTTAAAGGCAGCGACCGCAAATGGCATTTCACGCTGTTTATCCAGAACGGACGAATCAAGGACATCGAAGGCTATCCGCTCATGACGGGACTCCGTGAGATCGCGAAGATTCACACCGGCGACTTCCGCCTGACGGCCAATCAGAATCTGGTTATCGGCGGCGTCAGCAGCCAGAAGAAGAAGAAAATCGAGGCCCTGATCGAGCAGTACGGCCTCACTGACGGCCTGCATTATTCGGCGCTGCGCCGGAACTCCATGGCCTGTGTGGCGCTTCCGACCTGCGGACTGGCTATGGCCGAATCCGAGCGTTATCTGCCGAGCCTTATTGATAAGCTGGATGCCATCCTTGACTCCGCCGGCCTGCGCGAGGAAGAAATCGTCATCCGCATGACGGGCTGCCCGAACGGCTGCGCCCGGCCAGCGCTGGCCGAGCTGTCGTTCATCGGCAAGGCGCCGGGCAAGTACAATATGTACCTGGGCGGCAGCTTCAGCGGCAGCCGGCTTAACAAGCTGTACAAAGAGAACATCGGTGAAGCCGAAATCCTCGGCACGCTGGAGCCGATCTTCAACCGTTATGCGAAGGAGCGGGATGCAGGCGAGCACTTCGGCGATTTCGTCGTTCGCACGGGGTATGTGCCGGAAGTGACCGACGGCCGCAGCTTCCACGCCTAA
- a CDS encoding HAMP domain-containing sensor histidine kinase, translated as MSRLRSALSRMSIRWKLTLWAAALMCILFLTYNGIQYVVINRWMFGQAQSAALKSAGEIRSYFEIGKVSEQTAESIRPYVESVNSYDQLIRILDSDGTPLLTVADHLPLDWVAPETAVRTSASTLWYGDDHLLVVRSPIRTATFTGTVEIVNNLENSDRLSSMILAVMLAGLVGAFVLSGFGGVILSRKLLGPVRELTDTMNNMKRKGLQERVNVPNGGDELGHLAAVFNELMDQLEEAFQAQQQFVADASHELRTPISIIEGHISLLNRWGKHDPAILEESLQVSAQELSRLKGIVNDLLELTRAEAVRDRKEIHATQVSETVRYTVKNFTLLHPDFDFALDTRNAESATVSIKPQMLEQVLLILLDNAVKYSAERKEISVQMDISGGNVAVSVMDRGIGIPGEDLPHVFRRFYRAEKSRSREQGGTGLGLAIAERLMKGHGGSVEIQNRPGGGTRATLLFPLSGS; from the coding sequence ATGAGCCGGCTGCGCAGCGCGCTGTCCCGGATGTCGATCCGCTGGAAGCTGACACTCTGGGCAGCCGCTCTCATGTGCATCCTGTTTTTGACCTATAACGGGATTCAATATGTAGTGATCAATCGCTGGATGTTCGGTCAGGCCCAATCCGCCGCGCTGAAGAGCGCCGGTGAAATACGGAGTTATTTCGAGATTGGAAAGGTTTCGGAGCAGACGGCTGAGAGCATTCGCCCCTACGTGGAGAGCGTGAATTCGTATGACCAGCTGATCCGGATTCTGGACAGCGATGGGACTCCGCTGCTAACCGTTGCCGATCATCTGCCGCTCGACTGGGTGGCACCCGAAACTGCGGTCCGTACTTCCGCCTCTACACTCTGGTACGGTGACGATCATCTGCTGGTCGTCCGCAGCCCGATCCGGACCGCAACCTTCACCGGAACGGTGGAAATCGTCAACAACCTGGAGAATTCGGACAGGCTGAGCAGTATGATACTGGCAGTAATGCTTGCCGGGCTGGTGGGTGCATTTGTGCTGAGCGGCTTCGGGGGCGTTATTCTGTCCCGCAAGCTGCTGGGACCGGTCCGGGAACTGACCGATACCATGAATAATATGAAGCGGAAAGGTCTGCAGGAAAGGGTGAACGTTCCGAACGGCGGGGATGAGCTTGGGCATCTGGCCGCCGTCTTTAACGAGCTTATGGATCAGCTCGAAGAGGCCTTCCAGGCGCAGCAGCAGTTCGTGGCGGATGCTTCGCATGAGCTTCGGACGCCGATTTCGATTATCGAAGGCCATATTTCCCTGCTTAACCGCTGGGGGAAGCATGATCCGGCCATTCTGGAGGAATCGCTGCAGGTTTCCGCACAAGAGCTGTCCAGACTGAAAGGCATTGTGAACGACCTGCTGGAGCTGACCAGGGCAGAGGCGGTAAGGGACCGCAAGGAGATACATGCAACACAGGTATCCGAAACGGTGCGCTATACGGTCAAAAATTTCACCCTGCTGCATCCGGATTTCGATTTTGCTCTCGATACCCGGAACGCAGAGTCTGCCACCGTTAGTATCAAGCCTCAGATGCTGGAGCAGGTTCTGCTGATCCTGCTGGACAATGCAGTGAAGTACTCTGCGGAACGCAAGGAGATTTCGGTCCAAATGGATATTTCGGGGGGAAACGTCGCCGTTTCGGTCATGGACCGGGGAATCGGCATTCCGGGCGAGGATTTGCCTCATGTGTTCCGGCGGTTCTACCGGGCGGAGAAATCGCGCAGCCGCGAGCAAGGCGGCACCGGACTCGGGCTTGCCATCGCGGAGCGGCTGATGAAGGGGCATGGCGGCTCCGTGGAAATCCAGAACCGTCCGGGAGGAGGGACGAGAGCGACGCTGCTTTTCCCTCTGAGCGGGAGCTGA
- a CDS encoding alkaline phosphatase — MKKSMKKAAIGGLACLILSTGSFTYAAQSSSKSQAASKAPSKNLIVLIGDGMGPAQISATRYYEQYKKGVKHLNLDPYYVGQATTYADRGEDGGKVVSGVVTDSASAGTAFATGHKTYNAGISVSNEDVSKPFASVIEAAESSGKATGLVTTARITHATPAVYASHVRNRDNESAIASQYIESGVDVLFGGGKQFFVTKDEKGKRTDKNILPEFKAKGYTVVESASALKALPASTTKVLGLFGSSHVAYTPDRTAEIPSLAAMTSSALKILSKDKNGFVMMIEGGRIDHAGHANDFPTLVQETLDFDAAFKTAIEFAKKDGNTSVVVTADHETGGLSLSRDNIYELNIDLWDKQKHSSESIASKLAEAKSPEEIRSIVAENTGFNDLTDEEVQAILAGDGSSYKQEGAYNAVISKRLLVGWSGHGHSAVDVGVWAYGPIVEKVKGQVDNTQIARASAAIVGVNLDKRSAELQSKYMYPKFKINRDNEVLYPVAALIKSLGGSYSNGSTVSKASFGKNTLSIDMSKLTATLNGKAVSFTVDNDNGTIYLPLSAFSQLTGKNLKWDSLSERIVLR, encoded by the coding sequence ATGAAAAAAAGTATGAAAAAGGCCGCGATCGGCGGGTTGGCCTGCCTGATTCTTTCTACAGGGAGTTTTACTTACGCGGCGCAAAGCTCGTCCAAGTCGCAAGCGGCTTCAAAAGCTCCATCGAAAAATCTGATCGTTCTGATTGGTGACGGCATGGGACCCGCTCAAATCTCGGCGACACGCTATTATGAACAGTATAAAAAAGGAGTCAAGCACCTTAACCTCGACCCTTACTATGTAGGACAAGCAACGACATACGCGGATCGCGGCGAAGACGGCGGCAAGGTGGTGTCGGGGGTCGTAACGGATTCCGCGTCTGCCGGAACAGCTTTTGCCACAGGCCACAAGACATACAACGCGGGCATCAGCGTTTCCAATGAAGATGTGTCCAAGCCTTTTGCCTCTGTCATTGAAGCTGCAGAGAGCAGTGGCAAAGCAACCGGTCTTGTAACTACCGCGCGGATCACCCATGCTACGCCTGCCGTATATGCATCCCATGTCCGCAACCGCGATAACGAGTCGGCCATTGCCTCTCAATACATAGAAAGCGGCGTGGATGTGCTGTTCGGCGGAGGCAAGCAATTTTTTGTGACGAAGGATGAGAAGGGCAAGCGGACTGACAAAAATATTTTGCCCGAGTTCAAAGCGAAAGGATATACCGTTGTTGAGAGCGCAAGCGCGCTAAAGGCTCTCCCGGCTTCGACGACCAAGGTGCTTGGCCTCTTTGGCAGTTCCCATGTTGCTTACACTCCTGACCGTACCGCCGAAATTCCGAGCCTTGCGGCAATGACTTCGTCCGCTTTGAAGATTTTGTCCAAGGATAAGAACGGTTTTGTCATGATGATCGAAGGCGGCCGGATCGACCATGCCGGACATGCCAACGATTTTCCGACGCTTGTTCAGGAGACACTTGATTTCGACGCCGCCTTTAAGACCGCGATCGAGTTCGCCAAAAAAGACGGCAATACCTCCGTAGTCGTGACCGCAGACCATGAAACGGGTGGGCTGTCTCTGTCGCGCGACAATATCTACGAACTGAATATCGACCTGTGGGACAAGCAGAAGCATTCTTCGGAATCCATCGCGAGCAAGCTGGCCGAGGCCAAAAGCCCGGAGGAAATTCGCAGCATTGTGGCAGAGAATACCGGATTTAATGATTTGACAGATGAAGAGGTTCAGGCGATTCTTGCCGGCGACGGTTCCTCCTATAAGCAAGAGGGTGCCTACAATGCTGTGATTTCCAAAAGATTGCTGGTCGGCTGGTCCGGGCACGGGCATTCCGCCGTTGATGTCGGAGTTTGGGCTTACGGTCCAATCGTCGAGAAAGTAAAAGGTCAAGTGGATAACACCCAGATTGCCAGAGCTTCCGCAGCCATTGTAGGCGTCAATCTGGACAAGAGATCGGCCGAGCTTCAATCGAAATATATGTATCCGAAATTTAAAATCAACCGCGATAACGAAGTGCTGTATCCAGTCGCTGCGCTCATCAAATCCCTTGGAGGAAGTTATAGCAACGGATCAACCGTTTCGAAAGCATCTTTTGGCAAAAACACACTGAGCATCGACATGTCCAAACTGACCGCAACGCTGAACGGCAAGGCTGTCTCTTTCACGGTAGATAACGATAACGGCACGATCTATCTTCCGCTGTCTGCATTCAGCCAGTTGACCGGGAAAAATCTGAAGTGGGATTCGCTCTCCGAACGGATTGTTCTGCGCTAA
- a CDS encoding ABC transporter permease: MNLFSLSLRNILHRLFLSFLTVCAIGATVAFIVLFSLFRDSVEQGAEKGYGPFDLVIGAQGSETQLVLNTFYHIGAPTGNIPASVLDEARRDSGVDKAYAMTTGDNYNGFPVVGIDPEYFLTRYGDRKLKEGALYAVTGESVVGSHVAKTLGLHVGDTFAGAHGLVEEASGSHADEGEGESGEHSHEGFLYTVTGILPKLNTPDDRAVFTTVDYAWAVHRLEGEEREITAVLVKPSTLLGAHNLKQSLDGNGSVQAVYTSKAVSDVVNAVDQGSRLVGILAGLCVLLAAITILLSLIAAAGERTKDAGLLRLLGKPQRYVWMTLVSEGLMLTLTGLAAGFLAGHLAALLFREMLYAQAGVQINPYLWNADHGWIAAGTIMLGLLASLIPAFRMYRLQPLALFKS, encoded by the coding sequence ATGAATCTGTTTTCATTATCGCTGCGGAATATCCTCCATCGGCTCTTTCTCTCTTTTCTTACCGTCTGTGCAATTGGAGCGACCGTCGCTTTTATCGTTCTGTTTTCGCTTTTTCGGGACAGCGTCGAGCAAGGGGCGGAAAAGGGCTACGGTCCATTCGATCTCGTTATTGGCGCACAGGGGAGCGAAACCCAGCTTGTCCTGAACACGTTCTACCATATTGGTGCTCCTACAGGGAACATTCCGGCAAGTGTGCTGGATGAGGCGCGGCGCGATTCGGGCGTGGACAAGGCATATGCGATGACGACCGGAGATAATTACAACGGATTTCCGGTCGTCGGCATCGATCCGGAGTATTTTTTGACCCGATACGGTGATCGCAAGCTGAAGGAAGGTGCGCTGTACGCCGTCACGGGAGAGTCAGTTGTCGGATCGCATGTCGCGAAGACGCTCGGTCTGCATGTCGGCGATACGTTCGCGGGGGCCCACGGTCTTGTAGAGGAGGCGTCCGGGAGCCACGCTGATGAGGGAGAGGGAGAATCGGGAGAACATTCCCATGAAGGCTTTCTATATACGGTGACCGGTATTTTGCCCAAGCTGAACACGCCGGATGACCGGGCGGTGTTCACGACCGTCGATTATGCTTGGGCGGTTCATAGGCTTGAGGGAGAGGAGCGTGAGATTACCGCCGTACTGGTCAAGCCGTCCACCCTCCTTGGGGCGCATAATCTGAAGCAATCGCTTGATGGCAATGGCAGTGTCCAGGCCGTCTATACAAGCAAGGCCGTATCGGATGTCGTGAACGCGGTCGATCAAGGCTCCAGGCTTGTCGGCATTTTGGCCGGTCTGTGCGTACTTCTCGCCGCGATCACGATTCTGCTGTCCCTGATCGCCGCCGCCGGGGAGCGCACCAAAGACGCCGGCCTGTTACGGCTGCTGGGCAAGCCGCAGCGATATGTATGGATGACACTGGTCAGCGAAGGCCTGATGCTGACGCTGACCGGGCTGGCGGCAGGCTTCCTTGCGGGCCACTTGGCTGCACTTCTCTTTAGAGAGATGCTCTACGCCCAAGCGGGGGTTCAGATAAATCCTTATCTTTGGAACGCTGATCACGGCTGGATTGCTGCGGGAACCATTATGCTCGGACTGCTCGCTTCGCTGATTCCCGCCTTCCGGATGTATCGGCTTCAACCGCTCGCCTTGTTTAAATCCTAG
- a CDS encoding MerR family transcriptional regulator, translating to MFKIGEFSQLTRVSVRMLRHYDEIGLLQPQEVNASTGYRMYSADQIQVMNRIHLLKELGFSLSEIKGLMNNIGDSGMLLALLENRKRSVKESIEHEKNKLQRIETLIKRMEREGYALSQEISIKSIPAYRMLSLRDVIAQYNEEGKLWDELNRFVAEQRIKCVPPTYAVYHDPGYKESDVDVELMMHFQGEATESDRIKIRELEAVPEMAVAFHKGPFEEMSEAYRALGIWMSESGYRISGNTRAIYHKGPWSESDPAEYLTEIQIPVSKG from the coding sequence ATGTTCAAGATCGGCGAGTTCTCGCAACTGACCCGGGTGTCGGTCCGTATGCTGCGACATTACGACGAAATCGGCCTGCTTCAGCCTCAGGAGGTCAATGCTTCCACCGGTTACCGGATGTACTCCGCTGACCAGATTCAGGTGATGAACCGCATTCATCTCCTGAAAGAACTCGGATTTAGCCTGTCCGAAATCAAGGGGCTCATGAACAATATCGGGGATTCCGGCATGCTGCTGGCCTTGTTGGAGAATCGAAAGAGAAGCGTTAAGGAATCGATCGAGCACGAGAAGAACAAATTGCAGCGTATTGAGACGCTGATCAAACGAATGGAAAGGGAGGGCTATGCCTTGAGTCAGGAAATTTCAATTAAATCGATACCGGCGTACCGCATGCTGTCTTTGAGGGATGTGATTGCACAATACAATGAGGAGGGGAAGCTGTGGGATGAACTGAACCGTTTTGTAGCTGAGCAGCGCATTAAATGTGTTCCGCCCACATACGCCGTCTATCATGATCCCGGATACAAGGAAAGCGATGTGGACGTGGAATTGATGATGCATTTTCAGGGTGAGGCGACCGAAAGTGATCGGATCAAAATCCGGGAGCTTGAAGCGGTGCCGGAGATGGCGGTGGCCTTTCATAAAGGTCCTTTTGAAGAAATGAGCGAGGCTTACCGGGCGCTTGGCATCTGGATGTCGGAGAGCGGATACCGGATCAGCGGTAATACCCGTGCGATCTATCATAAAGGCCCATGGTCCGAGAGCGACCCGGCTGAGTATTTGACCGAAATCCAGATTCCGGTGTCGAAAGGCTAA
- a CDS encoding response regulator transcription factor, which yields MKQILLIEDEKNLARFIELELQHAGYAVTVAYDGKKGLEVALGSDWDMVLLDLMLPGMNGLAVCAQIRAAGSTPVIMITARDGLAEKIAGLDSGADDYIPKPFDIEELLARMRSLFRRSGSVQSSRVLRCADLELDVDGRTVTRGGTVIEVTKREFEILQALMENMGRAMTREMLMETIWGYDSEVETKAVDVYISYIRNKIDEPGRPSLIHTLRGLGYVMRK from the coding sequence GTGAAGCAAATACTGCTGATTGAAGATGAGAAAAATTTGGCGCGCTTCATTGAACTGGAGCTTCAGCATGCCGGTTACGCGGTAACCGTTGCGTATGACGGGAAGAAAGGCCTGGAGGTGGCGCTGGGCTCGGACTGGGATATGGTCTTGCTGGATCTGATGCTGCCTGGCATGAACGGGCTTGCGGTATGCGCCCAAATCCGGGCAGCGGGCAGCACGCCGGTTATTATGATTACTGCCAGGGACGGTTTGGCGGAGAAGATCGCAGGACTCGACAGCGGCGCGGACGATTACATCCCGAAGCCCTTCGACATCGAAGAGCTGCTGGCCCGGATGCGTTCCCTGTTCCGAAGATCAGGGTCTGTGCAGAGCTCCCGTGTGCTGCGCTGCGCCGATCTGGAGCTTGATGTGGACGGCCGGACGGTAACCCGGGGAGGAACGGTTATCGAGGTGACGAAGCGCGAGTTCGAAATTCTGCAGGCACTGATGGAGAACATGGGGCGAGCCATGACCCGTGAAATGCTGATGGAGACGATCTGGGGCTATGATTCCGAGGTGGAGACCAAGGCGGTCGATGTCTATATCAGCTACATCCGCAACAAAATCGACGAGCCGGGCAGACCTAGCCTGATTCATACGCTGCGCGGCCTCGGCTATGTGATGCGGAAATGA
- a CDS encoding ABC transporter ATP-binding protein, translating into MLQISGLSKSFRIDGRRLPILDIPSWQVEKGEKVAITGPSGSGKSTLLHLISGIEAPDKGEIHLDGQPLYTMTEAQRDRLRSLSIGYVLQDFHLIPSLTASQNIEIAMNTSIPAKQRKTIISDWLERVGLPDRAKHMPAQLSRGQQQRVAIVRALVNNPPLVLADEPTGSLDWETADEISRLLFDLSSSGQQTLIVVTHDLNMAERFPKCIDIRELNRVRKHADHQAGRDAAQEVSNR; encoded by the coding sequence ATGCTGCAAATTTCCGGCCTGAGCAAAAGCTTCCGGATAGACGGACGCCGTCTGCCGATTCTGGATATTCCCTCTTGGCAGGTGGAAAAAGGTGAAAAGGTGGCGATTACCGGACCCAGTGGGTCCGGTAAAAGCACGTTGCTGCATTTAATCAGCGGAATCGAAGCGCCGGACAAGGGAGAGATTCACTTGGACGGGCAGCCGCTCTACACCATGACGGAGGCACAACGGGACCGGCTGCGTTCCCTGAGCATCGGTTATGTGCTGCAGGATTTCCATCTGATTCCATCCCTGACCGCCAGCCAGAATATCGAAATCGCAATGAACACCAGCATCCCGGCGAAGCAGAGAAAGACGATCATCTCCGATTGGCTGGAGAGAGTAGGTCTGCCGGACCGGGCGAAGCATATGCCTGCCCAACTGTCCCGGGGGCAGCAGCAGCGGGTGGCGATTGTGCGCGCGCTGGTGAACAATCCGCCGCTAGTGCTTGCAGATGAGCCTACCGGCAGTCTGGACTGGGAAACCGCAGATGAAATTTCGCGGCTTCTGTTCGATCTGAGTTCTTCCGGGCAACAGACTCTAATTGTTGTCACGCATGACCTGAACATGGCTGAGCGCTTTCCGAAATGTATCGATATCAGGGAGTTGAACCGAGTTCGGAAGCATGCGGATCATCAAGCTGGAAGGGATGCCGCACAGGAGGTAAGCAACCGATGA
- a CDS encoding GNAT family N-acetyltransferase: protein MDVKIITELKEKHLTQLMELYRQCWWAQDRNLADVKVMLRHSRPFGLLDPEDNLIGFTRVLTDGVYKALLLDVVVDREHRGSGLGNVLMGAVMSDPEMKEIKHLELYCTEEMLPFYEQWGFTADLGNLHLMRRTPSPGV, encoded by the coding sequence ATGGATGTTAAGATTATTACAGAGCTGAAGGAGAAGCATCTGACGCAGCTGATGGAACTGTACAGACAGTGCTGGTGGGCACAGGACCGGAATCTGGCAGATGTTAAAGTGATGCTCCGCCATTCCCGCCCTTTTGGCCTGCTGGACCCTGAGGACAATCTGATCGGCTTCACGCGCGTTCTGACCGATGGCGTCTATAAGGCGCTGCTGCTGGATGTTGTCGTAGACCGGGAGCATCGAGGATCGGGTCTTGGAAATGTCCTGATGGGAGCGGTCATGTCTGATCCAGAGATGAAAGAAATCAAGCATCTGGAATTGTACTGCACAGAAGAAATGCTGCCTTTTTATGAGCAATGGGGCTTTACAGCAGACCTTGGGAATCTTCATTTGATGAGGAGAACGCCGAGCCCTGGTGTATAA